The DNA segment ATGTTACCAGACTGAGAAGATAGTTGGTTATAGCAGGTGGCTCTCTAATTCCTCCAAGTAGTGTCAGCAGGGCTAAGAAGGGAGTGGATCTTCCATTTCCTGCTCCAAGAAAGCAGCTCACTCTGATTTCTCAACCAGGATATGTACCATCAGTGAGCTGAGAGGGGAGTTGATCATTTATTCTTATCCAGTGGAAATAGTCAATGCTTCAATTTCCCCTGCAGGGTATTCTGCAGGGTCCAGTGGTGAGCCAGCCTCCAGTCCCACCTGGAGGTGGTGTTATTTGGAGCTGTATTCTACTTTCTTCCACCTTTACTGTCAAGGGACACGATGGGGAACTAAAACTCCACACCCACCTGGGAGCAACAAGACTGGATGAGACAGCGCAAAATATGACTAATTAATACTCTGGTCCTCTGCAGTGTAAGTGGGTCAAAGGGGAGCTGACCTTCCACTCCCATCTGACATTAATAAGGCAGAATGATGCTGTTTAGTAGAAGTAGTGTGTATTCCATTGCCCCCTTCACTGAAGAGCCCAGTGGAGAGCTGACCCTCCACTTCTACCTGCCATCATGATGTGGTATGGAGGGAGGTGGGCTTTTGGGCCCACACACACCTACTTCCCTTGTCCAGCAAAGACTAATAGAGAACAAGGAAGCCTAATGTTGTGGCAACAAGGTAGATTGAGTCAGATTTCTGCTTGCCCCTCCATGCTGGTTGCAGGGTCTAGTAGGGGTGCTGAGTGTACACCTCCACTCAAAGGCAAAAACACAGTGTGAATCAGTGCCCTACTTTCACTGTGAAGGTGTCATCAAGGCCAAGAAAGAAGCTGAACTTCAACCCCACCCATCTGCAATGGGGCGGCAGGGGTAGAGTGTTCCAGTTTTGCCAGACAGTGTTGGCTGGACTGagcaagagaatgaaaatacataCTCACTTGGCCTGTGTTATACCTCGACAAAGAGACCAGCTGCTAAAAAAAATCCACTGCAGTATGTATTCTTGATATTCTTGATATTTTACTATAATATTCTGAATCCTGTGTAATATCACCAGGAAATACCACAACttgaaagaaaacagtaaataaatcCCAACACTGGAATGAGtcaaattttgggattgttttaTAGAGATTTTAAAGCAACCATCACAAAAATGCTTCAATGCAATTGTgaattctctttaaataaatgaaaaaataaaaaatctcacaAAGAAAGCTATAAAAAGGTACTGAAAGGAAATTATAGAACTTAAAgtagaataaaagaaattattataaattatataaatttattgaaTGACCTCATTAATAAAGATGACTGAAGATAAAATCATtgaacttgaagacagatcaGTAGAATTTACTCAATTGGAACAAGAGAGacgaaatacattttaaaaaaatgcacaaagcCTCATACATCAACAGGACAATGAGAAAAGAGTTAATATTGGTAAaattggagtcccagaaggaaaTAAGGGAGTACAGCAAAGATTCCAAGAAATAATTACTGAAACTTCTCAAATTTGGGGGGAGGGAACCACATAAACCTGCAGATTCAAAAAAACTGTGAATATtgcaaatagaataaaatcaaagaaatgcacACTAAAACACATCACAATTTAATTAGGGGGTGCGGGTTATTTAAATGTGATATTTACTCAATCTATGTACTTCTTTCCTGTGTACTTATCTTATGcttgttaaatttaaataaaagaattatttaaaaaataaatcacaaaatagggatgcctgggtggctcagggtttgagcatctgccttcagctcaggatgtgatcccgcggttgggggattgagtcctgcatcgggctccttgcatagagcctgcttctccctctgcctttgtctctgcctctctctttgtgtctctcatgaataaatacataaaatctttttaaaaatcatgaaataaatagattttcacataaaaaaactaaaaatatttgttttgagaACTAGGCAATAACAAGTTTAAAAAGACCAATGGATTAAAATGTCAATGTCCTGGTTATAACCTAATTTTCTAAGGTGCTACTATCTTGGGAAACTGGCAAGATACACAAGATTTCGCTGAGGTATCTCTCTGTCTTAGGGTCTAAAATTGAAGAAATCACGCAAAGTAAATaacagaaacaaggaaaaatgtaaatatgcagGTAAAGCTTAAGTGAACATCTGCAAAATCCATACTAGTCATACAGTACGGGGTTTTAACAAAACATAgagcataaaaaatataaaattaaaaagccataCTAATTAAGAgatatgaaatggagataaacCCCTACATTCTCTTCACTGACTGAGAGGCAGGTAAAGATAAGTAACTATAGACTTGGATAATTTTTTGTTCACCTAACAACTACATAGgcctaaaaattacaaaataaaaattggcaaACATATAAAGAAAGGTAGTTAAATCTAATATCATGGTGGTAATTTTACCCATAAAATCAATATtggacaataaaaaatataaatagatttaaGGCACAAGATTAAAATCTGGGCttaatgaaaatatagaaaatacacaCACCCAAAAAAATTGGAATTCATTTTCTATCCataaaaaaaggcaaacagaACTTTTTCATAATCACAGGACGAAATGCAAATCgaaagaaatttcaaatattgGAAATACGTATTTGTTCTCTGTCCAGAATAAATTAAGCCAGAAATCAACATGAAAAATATAACCAGAAAATACcaatatgtttgaaattttttaaaagaactcttaAATAACCTCGATATATTTCAGAACAAAGTTCTCTATATACACCAGTATGCATATACAAAAATACTCACTGAAGCATGTACAAAATTTCCTTGAAATGGAAACCACCGAAATTTCTATCagtaataaaatggataaatcatcATAATGGTACATTCATATGAGTTAGCTCAATGCTGTTGCAAGTGCTTAGAAAAGTATCTTAGATATTACCTGGTTGGCATGAAAAATATAACTTTCTGTGGGGGCGTTGCCTGTGCCTAAGGCAATGCCTGTGACTCCCAGGATTGTGAGCAAAGTAAGCACAATTAGCAGGAAAAGAGCATGTTGTTATTGAGATGGAGGGAAGTCCTGttgcccaaaataaaatatttttattttgaatatggGTGATGTTGGAAAGAAGGCCTAAGAGTGGGATATGAGTGGGGTAGATAACAATGAAACCAACGGCCTAACAGGAGTGACTGTTTTGACAGAAACATCTTGCATGGAGAGGTTTCTGTTTATAAGATGCCAGTAATTCCAATGATCAGGACAAAGCAAGGGGTCTTAAGTGTGAGAAGTTGAGCATAACTAAGGCTGCAGATGGCAGTGTCAGAGAGCAGACCAGGTACTGTTCTGTATTTTAGCAAGTTTTCTTTAAGGAAGCCTTCCCTGTATTCTCTAGGACCTGCAGCCTGAGGCAGCTagaaggggtgaggaggagggggtggggagtttTCAAGAGCCCAGCATTCTGTATTTTGAGAAGTGAAGTAAGTGCCTTGGCCACTATCAGTAATATCTATAACTCTGAAGGGAATAAGTGTCTTGTTGATGCCTTGTGTTATGGCTAAAATGGTAACATACCTAGAAGGATagatgagtaatattcccttcTAAGTGTCCACCATGGTCACAGAATAGTAAACATCCTCTGCAGAGGGAGTCAGTGACCCATACAAATATTTTCCATTGGTTAATGGACAGTCCCTAGAGAATGAGCTTCATCAACCATACAGACAGTGGCACATTTTCCCACATACAATACATGAGTTAGACACTACATTATCCATGGCAGAGAAAAAGCAGAGTCCCTTTCATTCTTCTTGGGACTTTAGTGCAGTGGCTTATTTGTGGCTTGATATTTCATGGGCCCACTAGGCCAAAGTTAGATCAGAGCTGAGGTTGTGCCAATATGTGTCTCAGAAATCAAAGCCAATTTATCTGCCTGTTCATTAAAACAAGCCCctgaaaactgaatttttaaaaaaattttcatttatttatttcacagagagagagatagagcacaagcagggggagctacagagggaaaggagaagcaggctccctcctgagcagggagctcagtgcagggctcaatcccaacacctgagccaaaagcaaatgcttaaccaaatgagtcacCTAGGCATCCTTGAAAACTGAATTTTAGTATGTAGAGAATATATAAGGCCTTGATTTGTATTTTGGGTATCTGTGAGGCAAGAAATTCCCAAAGTTCTTTACCCCCACAGGGAGAGGGGAAACACCTTACATAAGGAATTGCTGTTGCTGCCATTAGTCAGACCAGATGATGACTACACCATTGACAATGGCCTAGAGactataaaaatgtacataaggGACCAAGTGTTGGACACGACACCCTCTAGTTCTCATATAACTCTGCTGACCCATGGCTCCCACCCTTGATTAGGGATGTCCCAGTTAGGGAACGGAACACAGCAGCTCTTCAGTAGGTTCTATCCTGCATAACGGTGGTGctgaaatctataaagaacacaGACTCCCTTCCCTAATCATTCAGTTAAATCTCACTGGAGTCTCTAGGCATCCAGTGGATATGAGAGAGGGGTTACTTCTAGGCACTACTGCATGTAGCAAAGGAGGAAAACCTGGAAACCACTTCCTTCCATAGGTGGAATATGCCAGAGGACCCAGTTTGGCTCCataattagcattttaattttactaGTGAGGCCTCTATGGCCATGCCAAATTTGTAAAATGTCATCTCAATGATGAAAGGCACAATGGGCACCTGGATTCAGAGTGTCACAAGCTCAGGACCTGTGAAAACACTTATCTCAAGAAGAACTCCACTATATACAGCCAACAGTTGCCATCCTAATGGTGTGTTGAGTCAGCCAAGGAAAATAGCTTCTTATAACAGAAGCCCATGAACAATTTATGGCCACTGTGGCTGATCTGGAAACTTCAGAAGGAATGCAAAGAGGCTGTTGAAGCCTCTATGTTGAAGGAGATTCTGGGGGGACACAAATGGAAGTGCCTATTTTATTGCAATCTAGGCAGGCTTAGAGCCTTTTGTCATTGGATGGCCCATTCAAAGTGAGCCAATTTGTGAGTAATAGcataatgaatttaaataaaatttgtaaatgaaGAAGATGTAACCTCTgaaactcctaactctaggaaacgaacaaggagtagtggaaggggaggtggacagagtgacggggtgactgggtgacaggcactgaggggggcacttgacaggatgaagtGCGGTAGGCATCAGCCTCACAAAAGGACCCAAAATAAGAAAGGCAAGGAATTCCTGTATGCCCAGGGAAAGAGGCACTATAATCAGAAGCAAAAAGGCTATGGCAGGCAAACACAGCCAATTTTCCAAAAGAAGGCTAAAACCACAAAGAAGATTATGCTGAGGCTTGAATATGTTGAGCCTAACTTAAGGTCCAAGAAGATGGTGGCCTTCAAGACATGCAAGCATTTTGAGCTTGGAGCAATAAGAAGAGAAAAGGCCAAGTGGCCCAGGTCTAAGCTGGGATCCTCCTCTTATTTTTGAGAGGAAAATGTTCATGAAGTAGAAAAAGTACCTGTAtgagaataaatacaatattatttacttctaaataaataaataaataaataaataaataaataataaataaaattataagtgcTGATGACAGTGAAGAGTTGGTTACTTACTGCATCAGATACAGATCATTCATGGGCTGACAAGTAATGTCCAGAAATTTCACTGAAGTAGCAGCGCCTTGAATTTTGCCTACACCTGAATGGAAAGTTTGAATTTCGTTGCAGGAATATGTTATCCACATAATGCTATACCAGTGGTTTTGGAATAAGTTGGACATGGTTAAGATCTATAAAGGTTTGGGTATTGTCAAGGCTCCCCAAATACCCCATGGAAAGGTGAGTGACAATCATTCCTTCAGAGGTAAAGAACTAATCACAGAGTAGAATATATAAGCCAAATCTATTGCAAAGTATTTTCCAGTTGCTGATTCCTATTAATTTCAGTAGAATTGGTTATACATATCTTAATGGAGGCTATGATGGCATTAGCATTATGATAATTCACTGTgaagtgaatttatttatttcaggtttGAGCACTGGCCAAACTGGGTTACTAAAGGGAGAGGTAATAGGAGCAATCAGTAGGCCAGGCATACGAATCCTCAGGGATCTTACTCCATTGCTTTCAGCTTCATAAACTTCATGTCTGTGACAGGTTCTCTCATGGAACCCATACTACGGTCTCTCCGGACCTTCTCTGCTCAGCCATATGTTTACAACTTGTTCTCAAAGTTGTCAACAATTTTGTGTGAAGGTTTTAAACTGAAGTCCACAGGGCATGTTTAGCTTCTTCAGGAAATTGATCCCCATGTGCCTGTTCCCAAAAGAGTAGATAAAACCTGTGTCACTCTGCCTAACATAGAAACTACAGAGAAGCCTATACCCTGTCTTCTAAGGACTTCAAAATTATCTCCCCctagaacaaaaatattaaggaaatgtCCATGTATCAAAGTCTGCTTTTCCAATTCTATCATTGCTGGGGTGAGGGttagttgtttatttgtttcttttttattatgtatgtGAAGGATGGACCTCTCGGGAACTATGATTTAATTCTGATTTGGATCCATAGGATGGAAGATAATGTGCTTCCTAGGTAAGCCCCACTGACTTGGGTACTTTCATTAAGAGTACAAtgtttatatgtggaatctaagaaacaaaccAGAGCAGGGAGAATGTGGGGAGAGGgaagcaaaataggtgaaggggattaagaggcacaaaTTTTCAGTTgcaaaataagtcacagggatgtaatgtacacATAAGTGATAATCAATAATTCTGTAATAACTTTTATGGTGGTAGTAACTAGGCCTAGTGTAGTGACCATTTcataatgcataaaaatataaaatcactatGTTGCATATCTGAAACTAAAGTAATCCTGTATGCCAATTATAATTCAATtgcctaaaacaaacaaaagaataaatagccACCTATGGCTAGTGACTCCAGcaacaaaaagaagagaaggttAGAATATGGATGGGAAGCCAATAGACAGCACTTTAAATTTTATACTACTTAGGGACTCTCATGGCACATCTCACCTTTGATTTATTTACCTCTTAGGTACAACAACGGAAGCATCCTACTGCAGTCATTCAGATTGTCAAGGGTGCAAGCATTGCACGTTTTTAAAGTCActgatgttattattttataaatgtggatCATGAAGAAGTCAATCAATTGTGAAAATCGGGATGAAAATGCCCTACTTGCCAAAGACCACAGGTTAGTACAAACAGGAAAGGGAGGCTATCGGCAAATCCAAGTCAAAGCTTAATATCATCTAGTTCCTGAAACAGCTGTATGGAATAATGGAGAGATTGACAAGAACAATtctgaaaatatgattttttctaACCTATATGCATGTGAATTAGAGGGGCCTTTTATATTGTCTTTGCCTctgaatcagaaaaataaaaaaatgcatgcaGGATACCACCAGCAAATTCTCCTTTCTTAGGGGTTACTAATTTATTGCCAAAGGACTCTTCTTGTCAGAAACATGAATGTCCCTCTTCCTGGTTTCTATACATCAAGAATAGAGAATGGGAAATTTTGAGGCATGATAAATTGTCATCCTTAATTTGCCATTGAGAACTCTTTAAGACTTTGAGCAAAATCCATTCTGAGCTATTGTCTGTGGATAGCTCAAGATCTCTATTCTCAGAGATATATCGCAAATCTACCCACAAGAATTCGAACATGGAAGAGAAACATATAAGAAAATGCTAATTAATATGATTTGTTGACAACAGAGCCTTGTTTGTGTAATCAAAAATCCTCACGATATAATATGCGATAGTATTGACCCAAAAATATTAAAGGCCTATTACAAATTTATGCTTCCAAAGAAATAGGGGCTGCAGAATAAAATCGCTTATGCATCAAAACCTTCAACCAtatctttttgaggaatttcctaTCTCCTATCAGTTGTTGAAACAAGGAAGTCAGAGACTTGGACAATAATGGAGATGATGATCTCTGGCAGACAGCCAGTGAAAGGCTAAGTAGtacagggaagggggaggggcataaagaaaggaaaggaaagcatggAAAACCCAATCTGATATAAAGAGTTCTACCAAGAGCACAAAAGCATGAGAAATTAATAGAGCCAGAGCAAAGTGACTTAAATGTGGAGATTTCATAAGCATTTTGGGAGTAAAGGATAGGTTCAAATggattttcttctgaaaaaaagaGTAATTATTCTGTaatagtctgttaagtgtctagGAATATATCCACTTgaggattaaaaagattttaggaaTTAAGTCATTCACATAGAAGATATTGGGCTTCCATAGAGCCAAGTCCAATCCAATGTGATGCTGGTTTGGGTCAACTGAATAGAGAGTTTTATATGACATGACTCATTAGGATCGGCTTTGTCTCTCCTACCCTGAGAAACTTGAATTTTCATCACTCACCTCTTTCCTTGAGGTGTCCTAAAGGTCGGCAATGAAAAACAGGACGTTTACTGAGTTTATTCTGTTGGGCTTCACAAATCAACCTGATATCCAGGTTGTcatattcatctttcttttcatcaCCTACATACTAAGTGTCCTAGGAAATTTGACTATCATCATTCTCACTCTAGTAGATCCTCACCTCCAGACCCCCATGTATTTCTTCCTCCGGAATTTCTCCTTCTTAGAAGTTTCTTTCACATCCATTTTTATTCCCAGATTTCTGACCAGCGTGACAACAGGAAATAAAGTCATCAGTTTTGCTGGATGCTTGGTTCAATATTTTTTTGCTATATTTCTTGGGGCAACAGAGTTTTATCTCTTGGCTTCTAtgtcctatgaccgctatgtTGCCATATGCAAACCCCTGCATTATCTGATCATTATGAGCAATCGGGTCTGCATACAACTCGTGTTCTGTTCCTGGCTGGGAGGATTCCTAGCTATCTTACCCCCAATCATCCTGATGAGCCAGGTGGATTTCTGTGCCTCCAATATTCTGAATCACTATTACTGTGATTATGGGCCCCTTCTGGAGCTTGCCTGCTCAGACACAAGCATCCTAGAAGTGATGGTCATCTTCTTGGCAGTTGTGACTCTGGTGGTTACTCTACTGCTGGTGACATTTTCTTATACGTACATTATCAGGACCATTTTGAGGATCccttctgcccagcaaaggaaaaaggCTTTTTCTACTTGTTCTTCCCACATGATTGTCATATCCCTCTCTTATGGCAGCTGCATGTTTATGTACATTAATCCCTCTGCAAAAGAAGAAGGTTCTTTCAACAAAGGAATAGCTGTACTCATTACCTCAATTACTCCGTTGTTAAACCCCTTCATTTATACTCTAAGAAATCAGCAAGTGAAGCAAGCATTCAAGGATGCTGTCAAAAAGATTGTGAAGCTTTAAAAgacagaatacattttttttaaatttatttattcatgggagacagagacagagagagagaggcagagacatagggagagggagaggcaggactccatcccaggaccccgggatcatgatctgagccaaaggtaaacacccaaccactgagccaccaagtttCCCCAAGACACAACacatttcaatgaaaaatatatttcacttacTAAATGCTTATTGAGTGTCTATAATGTTTCAAATGCTGCACTGGCCCTGGAGGATAAATATATGAATAGCATATATCTTAATTTCAAGGAATCTGCAGCCTAATATGACAGAGGGGTGTTAAGGTGTAAATCCATGTATTAAGTTtacaaaaaataagagaacatgGTGAGTACtgttagagaaggaaaaaaaattagaatccaTACAAAGAATAGTTGAAGAGAACTATTTTCCAGAAATGACTTGaaattcaaaaagcaaaatacattGCTTATTTAGAAGTGTAGAAAGATAAGAATTTAGAGCGAGAAAGAGAGGGAATCATGAAGGTATTATTTAATCATAAACTATGGAGTTAGTCGACATTGGTTAAGTCAAGAGAAGTTTTAAGAAAAGAAGTTATATTATTAGCATCATTTTGGAGGAAATCTAGCAATGGTATAGTTCTTCCTCATAGAGTTCTGAAGACTATGACTCCATCAAAGAGTTAGTAAGTTTGATTCTCCTCCCCTTTGTCATTCATCTTTCAACTGTAGCTGTTACAACTTTCATCCTtccctaaaggaaaataaaagaatacacatttttttccacttttctctgAATGAAGTGAGAATTCTCAAGATTTCATCAACTTATATGTCCATTTTCCAGAAGTCATATGGTTAGAAGTGGCTTTGAGAGCCAAGGTTAAAAGCCTTTCACTTCTAGACAGGATCTACTGTTGCTTTTCTTAGCAAACATCTTATTAAGTTAATGGGTAAGATCTCCCACTCTCTTTCTTTGGTagtttctggttatttttttagAATGTTCTAAATTATGAGTATTAGCAACCAAATGCAAATAGACTAATCTAACCAAGAACTCTATGCATGGATTCAAGGTAACAATTTGAATATGAATTGAAGGTGGAAGGGCCTCAACTTCAAAGGAACCAAAAATGTTTTTGGAAATCTGAGTACTTGCACATAGTTTAGTAATATTCTAATGCACTGCAGATTGCTTATTACCATTTGAGGTACAAATGGAACATTATCTGGTATGTTCACATGCTTTCTATGTGGTAATATTGTTGAGTGGAATGATGCTTCTTGGGCACTTAAGCAACAAATttatcagcaatgtccacaatagccaaactatggaatgAGCCCAggtatccatcaacagataaataaatacagaatatgtagtgtgtgtgtgtgtgtgtgtgtgtgtataatggaatactactaaggcatcagaaaatgaaatcttgccaattgcaatgacatggatgcaACTAAAGGATGTTATGCTAAGAgcaataaatcaatcagagaaaaacaattgtcATATGGTcgcactcatatgtagaatttaagaaacaaaatagaggatcacaggggaagagagaaaaagttgttttaaatgaaataaggagACAAATCATATGAGACtctataattttgtaaaatattttatttattttatctattcattcatgagaaacacagagacacagacagagacacatgcagagggagaagtaggctctttgcagggaacctgatgtgggactcaatcccaggaccccaggatccttatctgagccaaaggcagacactaaaccactgagcaacccaggtgtcccagtaagaGACTTTTAatgggggggcggggcaagacggcagaagagtaagttccccaagtcacctgtccccaccaaatgacctagataaccttcaaatcagcatgaaaacctacgaattcagactgagatttaaagagagaccagctggaatgctacagtgagaagagttcacgcttctaccaaggtaggaagatggggaaaaaagaaataaagacacaaaagacatccaagcgggaggggccccgcgaggagccgggctgaggccggggcgagtgtccccaggacaggagagccccgtcccggaggagcaggagctgcaccgaccttcccgggcggaaggGGGCccgcagggagctcgggcaggacctcaggagggcggggatgccctcgggctcccggggacactaacagacacctgcgccccgggagagtgcgccacaccctacggctgagctccctaaagggctgcagtgcacCTGGCTGGACTCAGGAGCAACTTCTGGCAGTGGCTCCACGCCAgaaggggctgcgcggcccggggaGCAGCTCGGAAGCGGCTCCGGCAGAGGCTccacggggagggggctgcgcagccgggagcgcgattccaacagcgcaggccccagagcacagggcgctggggacacagcccaagatccggccctacccccgggacaggcagaggctgggagggcccaggacagcaacgACGCTCCAGCCTACAGGCAGCTCAAGCTGAGCAGATGAgcggccccagccccagagcatccaggccgcGGCAGACTGAGAGCtttgtagttactgcaggagctgaatccagggctctagagctggccgccaccactgttgttgttcctcctgggacctcacagggtaaacaacccccactgagcctcacagggGCCTCACCatataaacaggataaacatctttccctgagccctgcaccaggcagggggctgagcagatcccccaagtgctaacaactgaaaatcagcacagcaggcccctcccccaaaaagaCCAGGTAGACTGACAggggaaaacaaattattgaccaagcagcactggaaagttccaggggaagtcgagggatttacagtatacagaatcagaggatactaccccttttttgtttttttatttgtttgcttccccccgcccttgttttctttcttttttttctttttcttttcttctttctcttctccctttttctccttttcccaatacaacttgtttttggcaactctgcactgaacaaaatgactagaaggaaaacctcacctcaaaagaaagaatcgaAGCACTCCTCTCTCacacaaaattacaaaatttggattacaattcaatgtcagaaagccaattcagaagcacaattataaagctactggtggctgtaGAAAAAAGCAacaaggactcaagagacttcatgactgcagaatttatatctaatcaggcagaaattaaaatcaattgaatgagatgcaatccaaactagaagtcctaacgacgagggttaaggtAGAGGTCTTCCACGagggtggaagaacgagtgagtgacatagaagacaagttggtggcaaagagggaaactgaggaaaaaagagacaaacaaaagatcatgaggatagattaagggaaataagtgacagcctgaggaagaaaaatctacgtttaattggggttcctgagggcactgaaagggacagaggtccagaatatggatttgaacaaatcacagctaaaactttcctaatctggtaagggaaacaggcattcagatccaggaaatagagagatcaccccacaccctaaaatcaataaaaaccattcaacacctcaacatttaatagtgaagcttgcaaattccaaagataaagagaagatccttaaagcagcaagagacaagaaatctctaacttttatggggagaaatattagattaatagcagacctctccacagagacctggcaggccagaaagggctggcaggatatattcagggtcctacatgagaagaacatgcaaccaagcaTACTTCATCCAacaaagctctcattcagaatagacagagagataaagagc comes from the Canis aureus isolate CA01 chromosome 9, VMU_Caureus_v.1.0, whole genome shotgun sequence genome and includes:
- the LOC144319997 gene encoding olfactory receptor 6C4; this encodes MKNRTFTEFILLGFTNQPDIQVVIFIFLFITYILSVLGNLTIIILTLVDPHLQTPMYFFLRNFSFLEVSFTSIFIPRFLTSVTTGNKVISFAGCLVQYFFAIFLGATEFYLLASMSYDRYVAICKPLHYLIIMSNRVCIQLVFCSWLGGFLAILPPIILMSQVDFCASNILNHYYCDYGPLLELACSDTSILEVMVIFLAVVTLVVTLLLVTFSYTYIIRTILRIPSAQQRKKAFSTCSSHMIVISLSYGSCMFMYINPSAKEEGSFNKGIAVLITSITPLLNPFIYTLRNQQVKQAFKDAVKKIVKL